A window of Bacteroidota bacterium contains these coding sequences:
- a CDS encoding aminotransferase class III-fold pyridoxal phosphate-dependent enzyme: MDTQEIIRTEDSFQLPTYNKLPIALASGNGRYVTDTDGKTYLDFYGGHCVTLLGHSPEAVVSAIKAQADELIFYSNVVYSPVRAEAARVAASLAPNGLQHVYFCNSGTEANETALKLARTYTGKHDVVAMVAGFHGRTLGSLAATGIDKYRIPYAGIIPTTHFVDFGDLDALKALLESNEDIAAVILEPIQSMAGIVEAPIAYYVQLRALCDAHNVALIFDEVQTGVGRTGTFSISEQYGIKPDLITMAKSLASGLPVGATFASDEIAGTVKPGDQGTTFGGGMIPMAAMTATLNTIATQNLMARSHEIFDAISTGLAGCAKEVRGRGCLIGVVMDEPVAPTTKALRARGVLVGGSMDPHVMRVMPPVNATDEDVATFLEAMLAVAGSPNLT, encoded by the coding sequence ATGGATACGCAAGAAATTATCAGAACTGAAGATTCGTTTCAGCTCCCCACCTACAATAAGCTCCCCATTGCCCTCGCTTCTGGCAACGGACGCTATGTGACGGATACAGACGGGAAGACGTATCTCGATTTTTACGGCGGGCATTGTGTCACCTTGCTTGGTCATTCTCCTGAAGCCGTAGTTTCAGCCATCAAGGCACAGGCTGACGAGTTAATTTTCTATTCCAATGTAGTCTACAGCCCCGTGCGCGCGGAAGCTGCACGCGTCGCAGCCAGCCTTGCGCCAAACGGACTCCAACACGTCTACTTCTGCAACTCGGGCACTGAAGCCAATGAAACGGCGCTCAAGCTTGCACGCACCTACACCGGAAAGCATGACGTCGTGGCCATGGTGGCCGGTTTCCATGGCCGGACGCTTGGTAGCCTGGCTGCGACCGGGATTGACAAATACCGCATCCCGTATGCCGGCATCATTCCGACAACCCATTTTGTGGATTTTGGAGACCTGGATGCGCTTAAAGCGCTCCTCGAATCCAATGAAGACATAGCCGCGGTGATCCTTGAACCGATCCAGAGCATGGCCGGCATTGTTGAGGCACCCATCGCCTACTATGTCCAGCTCCGCGCACTTTGTGACGCACACAACGTCGCTTTGATTTTCGACGAAGTACAGACCGGGGTTGGCCGTACAGGTACCTTTTCTATTTCCGAGCAATATGGCATTAAACCGGACCTGATTACCATGGCAAAGAGCCTGGCATCAGGCCTCCCGGTTGGGGCTACATTTGCCTCTGATGAAATAGCCGGCACCGTCAAGCCAGGTGACCAGGGCACAACCTTCGGCGGCGGCATGATACCCATGGCTGCAATGACTGCAACCCTGAATACCATTGCCACCCAGAACCTCATGGCGCGATCTCATGAAATATTTGATGCCATATCAACGGGCCTTGCCGGCTGCGCTAAAGAAGTAAGAGGACGGGGATGTCTGATTGGTGTTGTGATGGATGAGCCGGTTGCCCCTACCACCAAAGCCCTCAGGGCACGTGGTGTGCTGGTTGGTGGCTCGATGGATCCCCATGTAATGCGGGTTATGCCACCGGTAAACGCAACAGATGAGGACGTTGCAACCTTCCTGGAAGCCATGCTTGCCGTTGCAGGCTCACCAAACCTTACCTAG
- the argC gene encoding N-acetyl-gamma-glutamyl-phosphate reductase: protein MPSGNRVAILHGAGYAGGELIRLLLHHPLFELVTVTSRSFAGQPVWAAHPKLRGLTDLHFTTNEALDAKKTDALFIAAEHGQCAAITKELLARGYAGKIVDLSADFRLRKKELYNTWYGFDHPAPDLLDSFVYGMAEIATPYPDNTRFIANPGCFATGISLALSPALNALGSSDVTITALTGASGSGATPKTTTHYPTREGNVRAYKVLRHQHLGEIYQLLGDDNHLAFTPVSGPWVRGIWGMARIKLPSTLTAETVSTWYQQAYEARALVRLWPGALPELRVTVETPFCDIGWIVEGNDLVIGFAIDNLLKGAASQAVQNLNLISNLPETLGLLPETTKTRTNNGYARNYQN from the coding sequence ATGCCTTCCGGAAACAGGGTTGCCATTCTGCATGGCGCCGGCTACGCTGGCGGCGAATTGATTCGCTTGCTTTTGCACCATCCACTTTTCGAACTGGTGACTGTAACAAGCCGGTCTTTTGCCGGCCAACCTGTATGGGCTGCGCATCCGAAACTGCGTGGACTGACAGACCTGCACTTCACAACAAACGAGGCGCTCGACGCAAAGAAAACTGATGCGCTTTTTATTGCCGCTGAACATGGCCAATGTGCTGCAATCACAAAGGAATTGCTGGCGCGTGGCTATGCCGGCAAAATTGTTGACCTGAGTGCTGATTTTCGTTTGCGAAAAAAGGAGCTATACAATACCTGGTACGGATTTGATCACCCGGCACCCGACCTGCTCGACAGTTTTGTCTATGGCATGGCCGAGATAGCTACGCCCTATCCGGACAACACCAGGTTCATCGCCAACCCGGGTTGTTTTGCAACGGGTATTTCGCTTGCGCTATCGCCGGCACTCAACGCGCTTGGATCATCTGATGTAACCATCACGGCATTGACTGGCGCATCGGGCTCCGGTGCCACGCCTAAGACAACAACGCACTACCCCACCCGCGAGGGCAATGTTCGCGCCTACAAAGTACTACGCCACCAACACCTTGGAGAAATCTATCAATTGCTTGGCGATGACAATCACCTGGCATTTACGCCTGTTTCTGGCCCCTGGGTGCGGGGTATTTGGGGTATGGCACGAATCAAGCTCCCATCAACCCTCACAGCTGAAACGGTAAGCACGTGGTACCAGCAGGCGTATGAAGCCCGCGCCCTTGTGCGGCTCTGGCCCGGCGCATTGCCAGAACTCAGGGTAACCGTAGAAACTCCTTTTTGTGATATAGGATGGATTGTGGAAGGCAATGATCTCGTCATTGGATTTGCCATCGACAACCTGCTCAAAGGGGCAGCCAGCCAGGCGGTTCAAAACCTAAACCTGATTTCCAACCTGCCAGAAACCCTTGGCCTCTTGCCTGAAACGACCAAAACCAGAACCAACAATGGATACGCAAGAAATTATCAGAACTGA
- a CDS encoding argininosuccinate synthase: MSIVLAFSGGLDTSFCVPYLKETYDEPIYTVTVNTGGITAEDEADLVRRAEELGAEKHFTIDGRDELFWNHLSYLVKGNVLRGNVYPLCVGPERVTQAQKIVDAARELGARAIAHGSTGAGNDQVRFDVALRILASEMEIITPIRTLGYSRQQTTDYLLAHGFNVDTSTTTYSINRGLWGTPIGGKETLGSALPLPEEAYPDTLPPARCPDNPLTLRLTFEQGIPTALDGNMLDPVKLIERLNELGGDHGIGRDIHVGDTILGIKGRVGFEAPAASILIKAHEELEKIILTKWQRYQKDQLGDFYGMLLHEGQHFDPVMRDIEAFLDSSQNVVTGTVDIQLYKGHLRVMGCESAYSLFDTRVASYGETNTLWDARDAQGFTQIYGVHAHLANKVRTTQGLPQ, encoded by the coding sequence ATGTCCATTGTTCTCGCATTTAGCGGCGGTCTTGACACCTCGTTTTGTGTCCCTTACCTGAAAGAGACTTACGATGAGCCCATTTACACCGTCACTGTTAATACAGGCGGCATCACTGCAGAAGATGAAGCTGACCTCGTTCGACGCGCTGAAGAGCTGGGCGCAGAAAAACATTTCACCATCGATGGGCGGGATGAGCTGTTTTGGAATCACCTGAGCTACCTGGTAAAAGGCAATGTGTTACGCGGCAACGTGTATCCCCTGTGCGTTGGCCCCGAACGCGTCACACAGGCACAGAAAATTGTTGATGCTGCGCGCGAACTCGGTGCACGTGCCATTGCCCATGGCTCAACGGGCGCCGGCAACGACCAGGTTCGTTTTGATGTAGCCTTGCGGATTCTGGCCAGTGAAATGGAAATCATTACGCCAATCAGAACCCTCGGCTACAGCCGCCAACAAACCACGGATTATCTGCTAGCACATGGGTTTAATGTCGACACGAGCACAACAACCTATTCTATCAACCGCGGCTTGTGGGGCACACCCATCGGCGGCAAAGAAACCCTGGGCTCTGCCCTGCCGCTGCCTGAAGAGGCCTATCCGGACACGCTCCCTCCTGCCCGGTGCCCAGACAACCCACTGACCCTTCGCCTCACCTTTGAACAGGGCATCCCCACCGCACTCGACGGCAACATGCTCGACCCGGTTAAGCTCATAGAACGCCTAAACGAGCTAGGTGGCGACCATGGCATTGGCCGCGACATCCATGTGGGAGACACCATCCTCGGCATCAAGGGCCGGGTTGGATTTGAAGCGCCGGCTGCCAGTATTCTGATCAAAGCCCACGAGGAGTTAGAAAAAATTATCCTCACCAAGTGGCAACGCTACCAGAAAGACCAACTGGGCGATTTCTACGGGATGCTGCTCCACGAAGGGCAACACTTCGACCCCGTCATGCGCGACATAGAGGCGTTCCTGGATTCGTCTCAAAATGTGGTAACAGGCACGGTCGATATTCAGCTTTACAAAGGCCACCTGCGCGTCATGGGCTGCGAAAGCGCCTACTCGCTGTTTGATACGCGCGTGGCCAGTTACGGGGAGACCAACACCTTGTGGGATGCCCGCGATGCCCAGGGCTTTACCCAGATTTACGGGGTACACGCGCATCTTGCGAATAAAGTCCGAACGACGCAGGGCCTACCCCAATAA
- a CDS encoding ATP-binding protein, with product MLKKADSRSTLNKQHLRAFSSFLWLSLLCASSLIAIILSMEIGQPDIWPLFIIPALFVFYAGLVIVYTTHTPEPVSFAAKLVVLALATVLTIIGLTGGFLFRPFELITESQTLPDANSAISFQPRADGGYDIVRASIPMLLVSNDVNEIASPLPVNLEPAFTFYGKSWGSVTVSPKGALVFGSASPPVSDYAPYNDFFGGSPTISPFYGLTGLSNRSRGMNLSSVQVTRIATAHVFTWRYYLRREDTDAATWIQTMLHDDGKIDFIYGEVDNLIDPKADYGAVDNIAGTIRGIHPGFGSPQEVHFDKVTNLSVAAVTGAYEDMGRSFFAYVHVKSSRLFALLVISSLIIILLFPLFFRQGLLNQLNLMLAGMQRVSRGERDVIVPVMSQDEMGRVAAYFNDTITTLRNAEDELKSYAHRLESGIAERTADLEKSRAQLEEQTRQLQEMDQHKTRFFANLSHEFRTPLSLIIGPLEDLQEGRVSQTELTESVPGMHRNASRLLTLINQLLDLSRLDHDETQLDRKPTDLSAQLNDLVVSFSDRARAEDITLLFDAPDHRVIALVDPDQIEKMISNLLSNAFKFTPPRGKIRLALRATKESVSLKVEDTGRGIPPEALPHIFDRFYRAKSAIDGHDEGTGIGLALTKELVELHDGTIEAHSKQGFGTTLTIVLPRGIEAADVENDVPFVTTLHNENIGLPAIANEERPIAETQTDARLSSVLVIEDNPDMRAYIRGHLKHVYHVFEATDGKEGLSLAREHHPDLILCDVMMPVMDGFTFCRLLREDSVINHIPVVLLTARASDQSRLEGLNQGADDYLTKPFNASELLTRAENLIQVRQMLRRHFTDHIHIGPSKIEARAADAIWLDEVREAIESLMGDSTLTIDRLADEVGMSKRQLQRKLKGVIGFSPHGYLRMMRLKRSAQLLEAKAGSVSEIAYKVGYNNPDYFARHFKQGFGVSPSSWPNAADNTKEVH from the coding sequence ATGCTCAAGAAGGCAGACAGCCGCTCAACGTTAAACAAGCAACATCTACGCGCTTTTTCTTCTTTTTTATGGCTTTCCTTGCTTTGCGCAAGTTCGCTTATTGCCATCATTCTCTCCATGGAAATTGGCCAACCTGATATTTGGCCATTGTTTATTATACCAGCACTTTTTGTGTTCTATGCAGGGTTGGTCATTGTCTATACAACACATACACCCGAGCCTGTCTCTTTCGCCGCTAAACTAGTAGTGCTTGCGCTGGCGACTGTTTTAACAATTATCGGACTAACGGGAGGCTTCCTTTTTCGGCCGTTTGAATTGATTACAGAAAGCCAAACATTGCCAGATGCTAATAGCGCTATAAGTTTTCAGCCCCGTGCAGATGGTGGCTACGACATCGTGCGCGCATCGATACCCATGTTGCTGGTGAGCAATGATGTGAATGAAATAGCTTCACCCTTACCTGTAAATCTGGAACCTGCATTCACTTTTTATGGCAAGTCCTGGGGCAGTGTGACTGTTTCCCCAAAAGGAGCGCTGGTATTTGGCAGTGCAAGTCCACCTGTATCAGATTATGCCCCCTATAATGACTTCTTTGGGGGCTCTCCGACAATTTCTCCTTTTTACGGTTTGACGGGATTATCAAACCGTTCGAGGGGGATGAACCTGTCCAGCGTGCAAGTCACGCGGATAGCTACTGCGCATGTATTCACATGGCGGTACTACCTGAGGCGTGAAGACACGGATGCTGCAACCTGGATTCAAACAATGCTACATGACGATGGTAAAATCGATTTTATCTACGGCGAGGTGGATAATCTCATAGATCCAAAGGCGGATTACGGAGCTGTGGATAATATAGCTGGCACTATCCGCGGAATTCATCCAGGATTTGGTTCACCACAGGAGGTTCATTTTGACAAAGTAACCAACCTGTCAGTTGCCGCGGTAACCGGAGCATACGAAGACATGGGAAGGTCATTCTTCGCGTATGTTCACGTAAAATCAAGCAGATTGTTTGCGTTGCTTGTGATTAGTTCGCTCATCATCATTTTGCTTTTTCCATTGTTTTTTCGCCAGGGCTTGCTCAATCAATTGAACTTAATGCTTGCTGGCATGCAACGTGTAAGTCGTGGAGAACGTGATGTCATTGTGCCTGTCATGTCGCAGGATGAAATGGGACGCGTGGCAGCCTATTTCAATGATACAATTACGACCTTACGAAACGCAGAAGATGAACTTAAGTCGTATGCGCATCGACTTGAATCTGGTATTGCTGAACGCACCGCAGACCTGGAGAAAAGCCGCGCTCAACTTGAAGAGCAAACCCGTCAGCTTCAGGAAATGGATCAGCATAAGACCCGTTTTTTTGCCAATCTGAGTCACGAGTTTCGGACACCGCTGAGTCTGATTATCGGTCCACTAGAAGATCTACAGGAAGGCAGGGTCTCGCAGACGGAGCTTACAGAGAGCGTGCCTGGCATGCATCGTAATGCCTCCCGGCTCTTAACGCTGATCAATCAGTTACTGGATCTTAGCCGGCTAGATCATGATGAAACGCAGTTGGACCGCAAGCCTACCGACCTTTCTGCACAGCTCAATGACCTTGTTGTATCCTTCTCAGATCGTGCAAGGGCTGAGGATATAACGCTGCTCTTTGATGCACCCGATCATCGCGTCATAGCACTTGTGGATCCTGATCAGATAGAAAAAATGATCTCTAATCTGCTCTCGAACGCGTTCAAATTTACACCTCCACGTGGAAAAATTCGCCTTGCGCTCCGTGCGACGAAAGAAAGCGTTTCACTCAAAGTTGAAGATACGGGCAGAGGTATTCCTCCTGAAGCGCTTCCCCACATCTTTGATCGGTTCTACCGGGCCAAGAGCGCAATAGATGGGCACGATGAGGGCACAGGCATTGGATTGGCACTGACAAAGGAGCTTGTTGAACTGCACGATGGGACCATTGAAGCGCACAGTAAGCAAGGATTTGGTACAACCTTAACCATTGTACTGCCCCGCGGCATAGAGGCTGCTGATGTTGAAAATGATGTGCCCTTTGTAACGACGCTACATAACGAAAACATAGGACTTCCTGCTATAGCGAATGAAGAGCGGCCAATTGCGGAAACACAAACAGATGCCAGACTCTCTTCTGTATTGGTCATAGAGGATAATCCTGATATGCGCGCATACATCCGGGGGCATTTAAAACATGTATATCACGTGTTTGAGGCAACAGATGGAAAAGAAGGACTCTCCTTAGCTCGTGAACATCATCCAGATCTCATTTTGTGTGATGTGATGATGCCAGTAATGGATGGATTTACGTTTTGCCGTTTGTTGCGAGAGGATAGCGTAATTAACCACATTCCTGTGGTGTTGCTTACGGCACGAGCCTCCGATCAAAGTCGCCTGGAGGGACTAAATCAGGGTGCTGACGATTATTTAACCAAACCGTTCAATGCCAGTGAACTCCTCACGCGCGCTGAAAACCTGATCCAGGTTAGGCAGATGTTGCGACGTCACTTCACTGATCATATACACATTGGCCCATCAAAAATTGAAGCCCGCGCTGCAGATGCAATCTGGCTTGATGAAGTACGTGAGGCGATTGAGTCGCTGATGGGGGATAGCACCCTTACCATTGATCGTCTGGCGGACGAAGTTGGAATGAGTAAGCGACAGTTACAGCGAAAGTTAAAGGGTGTTATTGGGTTTTCTCCTCATGGTTATCTGCGCATGATGCGATTGAAAAGGTCCGCGCAGTTGCTTGAGGCCAAAGCCGGCAGCGTGTCTGAAATTGCCTACAAAGTGGGATACAACAATCCAGACTATTTCGCTCGCCACTTCAAACAAGGATTCGGAGTGTCGCCTTCATCATGGCCTAATGCTGCAGACAATACGAAAGAGGTCCACTAG